One genomic window of Halovivax cerinus includes the following:
- a CDS encoding nucleotide sugar dehydrogenase, whose translation MSERLETVDSVAVEPASICVVGLGYVGLPLTVALAEAGHDLSGYDVDPTTIERLESGVDPTGDVGDDRIDLDAIDVSTDPDAIARAEYVIVAVPTPIDDLEKPDLGLVESAGETVGEHLQPGATVILESTVYPGATRERFVPSIERTSGMTGGVDFGVGYSPERMVPGDDEHGLSNVVKIVSALDAETVDEVAALYESVVDAGVHRAPTIETAEAAKVVENTQRDLNIALVNELAIACDHLGLETEAVLEAAGTKWNFHDYRPGLVGGHCIPVDPFYLIYETEQNGFSPELIRKAREVNEYVPKHIAELTIRGLNEAGKVLRDSHVLVCGLAYKPNVGDIRTSAIGGTIERLREYGVDVVGFDPHAEDGAMADAFDVAVQPELDVEGFDALLVGTPHGEFYGLPFADLATEMTDQPVLVDVDGAFAERVRGSDFAYYSL comes from the coding sequence GTGAGCGAACGCCTCGAGACGGTCGATTCGGTCGCGGTCGAACCCGCGTCCATCTGCGTGGTCGGTCTCGGATACGTCGGGCTCCCGTTGACGGTGGCGCTCGCGGAAGCGGGTCACGACCTGTCCGGCTACGACGTCGATCCGACGACCATCGAGCGGCTCGAATCGGGCGTCGATCCGACCGGCGACGTCGGCGACGACCGGATCGATCTGGACGCCATCGACGTCTCGACCGACCCGGACGCCATCGCGCGAGCGGAGTACGTGATCGTCGCCGTACCGACGCCTATCGACGACCTCGAGAAACCCGATCTCGGACTGGTCGAGTCGGCGGGCGAAACCGTCGGCGAGCACCTCCAGCCCGGTGCGACGGTAATCCTCGAGTCCACCGTCTACCCCGGAGCCACCCGGGAACGGTTCGTCCCGTCGATCGAACGGACGTCGGGGATGACCGGCGGCGTCGATTTCGGCGTCGGGTACTCACCGGAGCGGATGGTACCGGGCGACGACGAACACGGCCTGTCGAACGTGGTGAAGATCGTGAGCGCCCTCGACGCCGAGACGGTAGACGAGGTCGCCGCACTCTACGAGTCCGTCGTCGACGCGGGCGTCCACCGGGCGCCGACGATCGAAACGGCCGAAGCGGCGAAAGTCGTCGAGAACACCCAGCGCGATCTCAACATCGCGCTGGTCAACGAACTCGCGATCGCCTGTGACCACCTGGGTCTCGAGACGGAGGCCGTCCTCGAGGCCGCGGGAACCAAGTGGAACTTCCACGACTACCGTCCCGGGCTGGTCGGCGGACACTGCATTCCCGTCGACCCGTTCTACCTCATCTACGAGACCGAGCAGAACGGCTTCTCGCCGGAACTGATCAGAAAGGCTCGCGAGGTCAACGAGTACGTCCCGAAACACATCGCAGAACTGACCATCCGTGGCCTGAACGAGGCCGGGAAGGTACTCAGAGACAGTCACGTCCTCGTTTGCGGACTGGCGTACAAACCAAACGTGGGCGACATTCGCACGTCGGCGATCGGCGGCACGATCGAGCGATTGCGGGAGTACGGTGTCGACGTCGTCGGGTTCGACCCGCACGCCGAGGACGGGGCGATGGCGGACGCGTTCGACGTCGCCGTCCAGCCCGAACTCGACGTCGAGGGGTTCGACGCGCTGCTCGTCGGGACGCCACACGGTGAGTTCTACGGACTCCCGTTCGCCGATCTGGCTACGGAGATGACCGACCAGCCGGTCCTCGTCGACGTCGACGGCGCCTTCGCCGAACGAGTGCGTGGGAGCGACTTCGCGTACTACTCCCTGTGA
- a CDS encoding glycosyltransferase family 2 protein, with amino-acid sequence MYRDHSVGVVLPAYNEEGFVGDVIREMPAFVDRIYAVDDCSTDGTWEEMRTAAAADAVDRDDPGPDEDELDYDERLVTDGGGSALTRRASVGEPIGRVLPIRHHENRGAGGAIKTGYLAALRDGRDATVTVDADGQMDLSRMSTLLDPIVDGEAEYAKGNRLLYREYRQDMPRFRFLGNSILTFLTKVASGYWKTMDPQNGYTAISGYALENVGVEDMYEYYGYCNDLLVKLNAKGMRVADVAIPAIYGEETSSISYPTYIRRVSWMLFKNFCWRLGAKYLVLDFHPLAFFYVFGTATTAIAVVCSLWTAYVTVAHGAALFVRASLSLLLLLVGSLFLMFAMLFDMQVNESKEVQIRE; translated from the coding sequence ATGTATCGAGATCACTCCGTCGGCGTCGTACTGCCCGCGTACAACGAGGAAGGCTTCGTCGGTGACGTCATCCGCGAGATGCCGGCGTTCGTCGACCGGATCTACGCGGTCGACGACTGCTCGACCGACGGTACCTGGGAGGAGATGCGGACCGCCGCGGCGGCGGACGCCGTCGACCGCGACGACCCCGGGCCTGACGAGGACGAACTCGACTACGACGAGCGACTCGTCACCGACGGTGGCGGATCGGCCCTGACCAGGCGCGCGTCCGTCGGCGAGCCGATCGGCCGCGTCCTTCCGATACGCCACCACGAGAACCGTGGTGCGGGTGGTGCGATCAAGACCGGCTACCTGGCGGCGTTGCGCGACGGCCGGGACGCGACCGTCACCGTCGACGCCGACGGCCAGATGGACCTCTCCCGGATGTCCACGCTGCTGGATCCGATCGTCGACGGCGAGGCCGAGTACGCCAAGGGCAACCGCCTGCTCTACAGGGAGTATCGGCAGGACATGCCGCGGTTTCGTTTTCTCGGTAACTCGATCCTCACCTTCCTGACGAAGGTCGCCTCCGGTTACTGGAAGACGATGGATCCCCAGAACGGCTACACCGCGATCTCCGGATACGCACTCGAAAACGTCGGCGTCGAGGACATGTACGAGTACTACGGCTACTGCAACGACCTGCTAGTGAAGTTAAACGCAAAGGGGATGCGCGTCGCCGACGTCGCGATCCCCGCGATCTACGGCGAGGAGACGTCCTCGATCTCGTATCCGACGTACATCCGGCGCGTCTCCTGGATGCTCTTCAAGAACTTCTGTTGGCGGCTCGGGGCGAAGTACCTCGTCCTCGATTTTCACCCGCTCGCGTTCTTCTACGTCTTTGGGACCGCGACGACGGCGATCGCCGTCGTGTGCAGCCTGTGGACGGCGTACGTGACGGTCGCTCACGGCGCCGCATTGTTCGTTCGGGCGTCGCTCTCGCTCTTGCTGTTGCTCGTCGGGAGCCTGTTTCTCATGTTCGCGATGCTGTTCGACATGCAGGTCAACGAATCCAAGGAGGTGCAGATCCGTGAGTGA
- a CDS encoding polysaccharide deacetylase family protein, whose translation MSDGGGHATRDSARATDRTESDRSASAIGRDDSSRTGDATEPGESVEFTYDERSRHAADTSAYACRGVDPAERVACLTLDLENDWYVDEPGYDHLTFAYLDDYVDLIRDLAVPVTFFVVGRTVERYPEVIDRLDRDLDCEFHLHSYRHDTTKSTDFRADVRRGVDAFESHFGYEPMGYRAPQGNIEPGEFTILEDEGFAFDSSVFPSYRPGVYNNLTAPRTPYRPEGTSTLVEMPIGTTASRIPIAHSYLKLLGRPFQRALASASLPSPLLYNTHLQDLYRTRSYETLPRGKRFLFERNIERSTDLLRSTVETLRRRGYSFTRVSLAYETYARHAQRSSPETAPDRPIPAPRSRP comes from the coding sequence GTGAGTGACGGCGGGGGCCACGCCACCCGCGACAGCGCGCGGGCGACCGACCGCACCGAGTCCGACAGGAGCGCCAGCGCGATCGGACGGGACGACTCGTCCCGTACGGGTGACGCGACCGAACCCGGAGAGAGCGTCGAGTTTACCTACGACGAACGATCCCGGCACGCGGCCGACACATCGGCGTACGCCTGCCGCGGCGTCGATCCGGCCGAGCGGGTCGCCTGCCTCACCCTGGATCTCGAGAACGACTGGTACGTCGACGAACCGGGATACGACCACCTGACGTTCGCGTACCTCGACGACTACGTCGACCTGATACGCGACCTGGCGGTGCCGGTGACGTTCTTCGTCGTCGGGCGAACGGTCGAGCGCTACCCCGAGGTGATCGATCGACTGGATCGAGACCTCGACTGTGAGTTTCACCTCCACTCCTACCGACACGACACCACGAAGTCCACCGACTTCAGGGCAGACGTCCGCCGCGGCGTGGACGCGTTCGAATCCCACTTCGGCTACGAGCCGATGGGCTACCGCGCGCCCCAGGGCAACATCGAGCCTGGGGAGTTCACGATCTTAGAGGACGAAGGGTTCGCCTTCGACTCGAGCGTGTTTCCGTCGTACCGTCCCGGCGTGTACAACAACCTGACCGCGCCGCGCACGCCGTATCGCCCCGAAGGGACGTCGACCCTCGTCGAGATGCCGATCGGGACGACGGCAAGTCGGATTCCGATCGCGCACAGTTACCTCAAACTGCTGGGCCGGCCCTTCCAGCGGGCCCTCGCGTCGGCGTCGCTGCCGTCGCCCCTGCTCTACAACACCCACCTCCAGGACCTGTATCGCACTCGGTCCTACGAGACGCTCCCGCGGGGGAAGCGATTCCTGTTCGAGCGGAATATCGAGCGCTCGACAGACCTCCTCCGATCGACGGTCGAGACGCTCCGTCGCCGCGGGTACTCGTTCACTCGCGTGTCCCTGGCCTACGAGACGTACGCACGACACGCACAGCGATCGTCGCCGGAGACGGCCCCCGATCGACCGATTCCAGCACCACGTTCCCGACCATGA